The genomic window GAGGTTAGTAGCCCGTCAGCGGCCTGGGCGAGGAATGCGGCGTCCGACAGCAGCCGGTGCAGGACCCGCTCGGGGGTCAGCCTCGGCCAGGCCCGGTCGACGATCTGTTTGACGGGTTTGGAGCGCGCGACGGCGTTCTGATCGCGGTCGTCGGGTGTAGCTCCGCGCCGTTCCATCTGGACGAGGACGAGGTGGGCCAGGCGCTGGGCGAGTGCGGTGCGGCCGACATGGTAGCGGGTGGCGCCGCGCAGCGTCTGGATGGTTTCGCTGACGCGGGAGGTGGTCACGCGGTACCGGTAGGAGCCTTCGGCGTAGACGAGTTCGTTGTCATCGCCGGTGGTGACGTGCGCCCACAGCGCCCGGTGTAGGACGGCGGCCATCCGGGCGCTCCCTTTGACGCGCTGGACCTCCGGAGCCTCGGCCTGGCCGGAGTCGGCACGGCCGATGAGGTCCTCGACGGTGGTCTGTGCGACGTCGACCTCGCCGAGAGCGGGTAGTACGTGCCGGATGTAGGTGAGGAAGGAGCGGTTGGGGCCGATGACGGCGACGCCGCCGGCGAGCCGGTCGGGTGAGGTGTAGAGCAGGTAGGCGAGACGGTGCAGGCCGACGGCGGTCTTTCCGGTTCCGGGAGCGCCCTGGATGCAGACGGTGGGGTGCAGCGGGGCACGGACGAGGTGGTCCTGCTCGGGTTGGATGGTGGCGACGATGTCGCGCATCGGCCCGACGCGGGGGCGCTCGATCTCCGCCACGAGCAGGGCGCTGGCCGAGTCGGCGCCGGTGGCGGCGCCGGTCAGCGGCTCGTCTTCATAGGCGGTCAGTTCCGCCGTGTCGGAGAATCCGTAGCGGCGGCGCAGTCGCACGCCCTGCGGGTCGTCGCGGGTCGCCCGGTAGAACGGGGCGGAGACGGCCGCTCGCCAGTCGATGACCATCGGCCGGCTGTCGGCGTCACGCACGTGGCGTCGTCCGATGTAGACGCGATCCGCGTCGGTGGGCGGGACGCCGGCGTCCCGCTCGTACACCGTCCCACTCCGGTAGTCGAGGCGGCCGAAGAACAGCGGGACGTCGGGAAGGTCGACGAGCGCCTCGGCGCGGCGCTCGCGCGCCAGCCGGTAGACCGTGTTCTGCCAGATCTCGTCAGAGTCCTCCGAGGAGATCTGCGGGGTCTCGGTTTCGACCACGCTCCGATGCATGCGTCGCAGGGCGGCACGGGCCGCGGACAGGAACGCACGCTCCGAGTCGATGTCGTCCTCGGCTGGGCGAGTGGCGGCGTCGGACATGGTGATGGTCAGCCTCGACTTTCTCCGGATAACACGGCAAGCGGCAAGCAAGGATCACAAGCTGCGGCAGCGAGCCGGCGCCCACGATCGTCGGTTGTCCGGGGGCGAGCTGCGTCGCCAGACTGCCGAAGCCGCTGCGCGGTCACGAAAGGATGATGGGGCCGGCGCTGATTTGCGGCCAGTGTACGCATCGCCGTCGACGGCGATTGTCGGTCTCTTTGGTTCTCCATAATCGTATCCGGCGTCCGTGGCGAAGAATGCGCCGACGCGTCAGCCATGGTCAGGGCACTGCTGCGCAGCCTTCCTTTTTGGAAGGCTTTTCCGGGTGGCCATCCCGGGTAACCATGTTCCGAACAATGTCGCCGCATTCCCGGCCCGCCCTGCGCGCCATTCGACGGCGTTCAGGATGCCCGCACCGCGACGAACGCCTCGCCGTCATCGGCATCGCCGGACCGCGCTACAAGCCCCTGAGCAGCACAAATTCGGCCGTCTATCGGCGCGCCGCACTTTCGTGGACCGATCGACGTTTTCGCTGGTCAAGCGCGCCTATGTGCCGAGGCCATAGCGCAACCGCATATAGTTTCAGCAGGCCAGCGTGGGTGTACGGCGCCCTTTCGCCGTTCGGTGACGGCGGGTAACCAGGTTGACCACGAGACGGGCTGGCATTACAGTAAGCTGCGGCTAGAGATCAACGTTGATTGATGGCGCTGTGATTGTTTCCGGGGATATCGCTGCGGGTGGACCTGTGACGGGGGATTTGTTGCAAGAGGAAGTGTCACAGACGAAGGATCGTCCCGGTCTCTCCGTTGCGAAGCGCAACATATTTCTCCTCTCCGTCGTCATCGATTCCCTCGGCAGTGGCATGTGGATGCCTTTCGCCATCATCTTTTTCACGCGTTCCCAGGGAATGGATCTCGGTGACACCGGCCTTGCGATGACCATCGGGGCGTTCGTCGGCCTCATGGCCGGCTTCGCCTCCGGGCATGTCGCCGACAGGTACGGCGCCGGTCTCGTCGCCATCTCCAGCCACGTCGTCCGTGTGCTCGCCTTCGCGGCATATCCGTTCGTCGAGTCACCCTGGCAGATCACGGTGGTCGTGGCCGTCACCGCGTGCGGCGAGCGCATGTTGTGGACGGCCAACACCCCGATGATCTCCAGCATCTTCCGGGGCCGCAACGTCGACAACATCCTCGGATTCGCCGGCGTCCTCGGCATCATGGGCCTCGGCGTCGGCGCCGGCATCGCCGGTCTCCTCGCCGACTCCGTGAGCGGTCTGCGCCTCATCGCCTGGCTCAACTCCGCGTCGTTCGCCATAACCGGCGTGCTGCTCGTCATCGCCCTCGGCAGTCGCCTGCTGGATCGGCCCGCCGTGGCGAGCACGATCGACGGTCTCACCAGCGTGGGCTCGGTCTGGCGGAACCGGCCCTATCTCCAGCTCTGCCTGATCCAGATCCTCTTCGTCCTGGCGGCGTCGTCGTACGTCATGATCCTGCCGCTGGTGATCATCGATGTGCTTCATGGGCCGGCCTGGTTGCCCGCGGCCTCGATCGTGATCGGCAACGTGGCGATCGCCGTGGCTCAGCGGCCGGTGCTGAAGGTGTCGCGACGACTGCCACGCTCGCGGATGCTGTTCGTCTCCGTCGGGCTCTACGCGGTCTCGCTCCTGCTCCTGGTGCCTGGTGACCTCTTCGGCGCGATCCTGATCGTGCCGGTCGTCGCTCTGGTGGTCGTCATCGGCGGCGTCGCTGAGGCGACGGCGACCCCGCTGATGTTGTCGGCTGCCAACGAGGCCGCTCCGGAGGGGCAGAAGGGCAGGTACAGCGCCGTGTTCCAGACGGCCTGGGGCGTGGCGGAGGTGGCCGGCCCGCTGGTCTACACCACCCTCCTGGCGGTGGGGAATGCCGTGCTGTGGCTGTCCGTCACGGCTGCCGTGCTTCTCGTCGCACCGATGTTGCTGCGCGTTCGGCCGATGCTTCCTCCGAAGGTGCTGCTGGAGGCACCTACGGCTAGCTGAGTGTGACCTGTCAGCGTCGACGTCGCTGGAGTACGAGAGGGGCAAGGCATGTCTGCTAACGGGATGTGGCCGGTCAGTCACACCCAGGGCAGCTTTGCGCACCGCTTCGCCGAGGACGGCGCCGGACCGGCCAACGTGGCCACTGCGGTCGCCGTCGAAGGCGTCCCGACGGAGAACCTGCGGGCCGTTCTTGATGCCGTCGCGGCGAGCCAGCCGCTACTGAGGACCTCCTTCACCGGCGACTGCCTGCACGTCGCCGACCGTCCGGTCGTCGCACCGCAAGAGTGCGGCTTCGTCACCGAGGACGAGGCACTGGCGCTGCTCCAGGAGCAAGCCGAGGAGGTCCGGCGACATGACGAGCCGCTGTGGACGGCCCGGGTCCTCGACCTGCCGCATGGGCGGCGGATTCTCGGCTTCGCGTTTCACCACATCATCTTCGACGGCATGTCCGGGCGCGCGTTCTGGGAGCACCTGCGCAATCCCGGCGCCGCGCCACCCGGCCGATCGTATCGAGAATTCGTTCAGTGGCAGCGTGACCGCTTCGACGATCCGGGAGCCGGTCTGGCCTTCTGGCGCCGCCATCTCGACGGCCTGGCTCACAACCAGCACACCAGGCTCCGGATCGCCCGGCGACTCGAAGAGCCCCTGCTCGGCCCATCCGACAACGTGAAGCACATCCTGACGGGCCGGCGGCTGCAGAGCGCGGTGGCCCTCAGCCGATCGCTGCGCCTCTCGCTCTTCGCGCTCACGATGTCCGCCCTGACCATCGTGATGGCGAATGTCTCCGAGGATGACGAGGCTGTGGTCCGGATAGCCTTCCACGGCAGGCCGGCTGGCTTCGAGACGACCATCGGTGCCTTCGCCCACGACGTCACCGTGCGGCTGCCGACCGTACCCACGTCGTTGACCCGAGCGATTCAGACCACCACCCGGGTCTGGGACGACCTCGGTGAGCACCGGTTCACTCCGTACTCGCTCGTCCGGCGCGCCGCAGGGGCGAGTGGAACGCCGTACCGGCCGGTGGTCGTGACCCTCAACGCTCGGCGCCTGGCGGAACGCATGACCGTCCTCGGCCTGCCGGCCACCCCGGTGACCATCCCCGCCCCGATCACCGAGGAAGGCCTCCACATCGCCTTCGTACAGCGCCTCAACTCCCTGGAGCTCTCATGTTCCTTCCATCCGACCCGCTTCGACCGGGCGGACATCGTGGCCTTCGTGGACGACCTCGCCCGGGTGATCCAGGGCGGCTGATCTTCCGGTTCACCGAAAGGACCTTCTCAGAACGATGACGACCGATGGCACGTCCCATGACGCAGGCGCTCCCCGCGTGGCCGAAGACGCCTTCCATCAGGAAGGTTCGCTCCCGTGGTGACCCGCCATGAGCCGGCGTCGCGCCAGCCCCCGGCCGGCCTCGTCGGCCTCACCGACCTCGTCCGTTCCGCGTGGCGTGGCCGATACGTCGTGCTGACCGAGTCACTCGGCTCCGCGGCCGACTCGCTCGTCAACGAGATAGCCGCCGCCGGCGGCGTGGTGCTCGGCATCCTGGCGGCCAACGGCGGGCCGCGGCCCGCCGGCACGACTCCCGTCCACGTCCTGGCCGAGCCGGGCACGCGCGGGCTGTCCCGCGCGGGCTTCGCGGCACAGCTTCGTGACCTTCCGCGGGCGGCCACGGACTGGCTGCTGGCGGTCGACCCGGACGGTGAAGCGCAATGCATCGGCACGAACTTCCTCGAGGTCACGGCTGTGGGCGGCCGCACCGTGGTGGGCGGGCGGAGACCACGGTGGGCGGCGTACGAGGACAAGACGGTGACCGACGACGTCTTCCGGCGCATCGGTATCCCGGTTCCGCCGTCGACGGTCCTCGCCAGCGATGATCCGCGGATCGCCGCTACCGTCCGAGGGCTCTCCTCCGCCCACGGCGCGCTCGTGGCACTCGACTCGTCCTCCGACTACCGCGGCGACGCGGAGGGGCTGCGCTGGATCCGCCGGGGCGACAGCGTTCCGGACGCGGTGCTGGCCTGGGCGGCGACGCACGCCCGCCGGATACGGGTGTCGGCCTTCTATGAGGGCACACCGTGCAGTGTGCTCGGCATCGTGACGGCCGGCGGGATAGGCGTCTGCGATCCGATGGAGATCGTGACGCTCCGGGTGGCGGGATCCGGGCGCCTGGTCTTCGCCGGCTCGTCCAACCGCTGGCGCCCGGCGCCCGGCGCCGCCGCCGAGATACGCCGCGCCGCCCGGCTGCTGGGCGAGGAACTGCGCTCCGCGGCGGACTACCGTGGCTTCTTCAGCCTCGACGGCATCCTCGGCGACGAGGGCTTCCGCGCCACCGAGGTTAATCCGCGGCTGGCGTCGGGGCTGGGCCTGCGGGCGGCCGTACCCGGCTTCCCGATCTATCTGTTCTCGCGATCCCTGCAGCTCGCCGGTGACCCGCTGGCCGGGCTCGACGCAAAGTCCCTGACGCGCGAGATACGCGAGCTCGTCGCGGCGCGGCCGTCGCACTCCCTGCGGCTGCCTGCCGAGTTGGACGGCTGGCCCACCCCGCTGGCCGGCCTGTGCGGTGCGACGCCGGCGGGCACGTGCCGCCGCACGAGTGCGGGCGTCCGGTACCAGATCTTCCCGGACGGCGTCACCGTCGCCTCGTCGCTGCCCGCCGGCCCGGACGGCGCGGTCGGCGCGGGGGTCGCGGACCTCGGTCGGGAGCTCGGCTGGTCGCTGTTCGCGAGGGCGGACCAGGATGCCCTGACCTGACGTCGCCACTAACCCTCAGCCCGCCGTTCGCGCGCTGCACGTTTCAAGGACGGGACGAGGAGCGGGCGCGCCGCCTCCGGTGTGAACGGAGGTGATCACCCGACAGCTTCCCCGCAGAACCTGGGAGAGACATGGACACGACAACCATCGAGCAGGCCGTCCTGGCGCACGAATGTGTCAGCGAGGCTCTCGTCTGGACCCTTCCCGACACGGGGGAGACCCTGCTGCTGGCGGCGACGCCGGACTTCTTGAGCGGCCTGCAACTCCGGCTGCACCTGAACCAGGCGGGGGCCTCCTGCCCCGGCCTGGTGGTCGTCGTGGAGGAGATCGTCCGTGACGCCGACGGCGCCCCGGACGCGGCGTGGCTGGCCGATGCTCTGGAACAGGGCGCCTACCGATACGTCACGCCGGACGGCCCGGTCGAGACGGCGCTGGCCGAGTGCTGGCAAACCGTGTTGGACGTGCCCCGCGTCGGTGTCGAGGACGACTTCGTGGACCTGGGCGGGGACTCGTTCTCGGCCGTGCTCATCGCCAACCAGGCGGAGGAGCGGATCGGTGCCCCGGTCTCCGCTCCGGACCTGTACGTCGCCGGCACCATCCGAGCGCTGGCCCGGGGCATCACACCCGCCGGGGTGATCGCGGAGACGCGCCCGTGATCCGCTCGACGGTGTGGCGGACGCTGCGGGATCGGGCAGCCACAGCACCGACGTCACCGGCCGTCTCCGTGCGTGGCCAGACGGGACAGTGGCGGACGCTGACCTGGCGCGACTTCGTCGATCTGGTGGACTTTCGCGCCGCTCGGTCCACCGGCGTCCGGGTGGGTGCCCGCGACGCCGTCCTCGTGGAAGAGCCCAACGGGCCGGAGTTCCTGGCGTCCGTCGTCGCCGCCTGGGCAGTCGGCCGGTCTCCGCTGGTGGTGCCGCACGGAATTCCGGAGAACGAGCGAGCCGCACTGCTCGGCAAACTGCACGCGACCGGCGGCGCGTTCGACGGCGGAGCCGAGACGGCGGACGGCTCGGAGCCGGACCTCGCATGGTTCTTTCCGTCCGGTGGCACGACGGGCCTGCCGACCCTGACGCCGGTACGTGGGCTCCCACGGGACCTGGTGGCCAGTCAGCAGATGCTGCTCAGCCAGATGAGGTGGAAGCCCGAAGGCACCCAGCTGGTGATGGGACCGCTGTCGCATACCGCGCCCTTCACGTCGGCGCTGGCCGGTCTGGCGGGGGGCAACCACGTCGTCGTCCTGCAGCGGTGGAGCCTTCCGGCGGTGCTCGATGCGGCTCGCCGGTATCCACCGACGTGGTTCCAGACCACGCCGCACCAGATGAGCATGATCGCCGCGCACGAGCCGGCGTTCACCGCCCTGGTGGCACGCCTCGACGGGATGATGCACACGGCCGCGCCCTGCCCGGAGAAGGTCAAGGCAGTCTGGATGGACCGGATCGGCCCGGAGCGCGTGTACGAGCTGTACGGGTCCACCCAGATGGTCGGCGCCGTGTTCTGCAGCGGCGAGCAGTGGCTGGCGCATCCGGGCACGGTAGGCCGGCCGTTCATGACCCAGGTGCGGGTGGTCGATCAGCGTGGCCGCCGCCTGCCGCCGGGTCAGGTAGGCGAGATCTATCTGCGGTCGGCTGCCACCCAGCGCCTGCAGCCGGCTCAACTGCGCCATGTGCGGACGCTGCCCGGCGGCTTCTGCAGCGTGGGAGACCTCGGCAATGTGGATGCGGACGGCTACCTCTACCTGACCGATCGGGTAGATGACGTGATCATCGTCGGTGGCGCCAACGTCAGCACCCGGGAGATCGAGGCGGTGCTGCTGCGGCATCCACGGGTGACGGACACCGTCGTGGTGGGCCGGGCCGACAGCCTTCTCGGCATGGTGCCGGCCGCGGTGATCGTTGCCGACAATGCCGGGCCTGCTCCGGGGATCCCCGACATTCAGGCACACTGCCGGGCGTCGCTGTCGGCCCACAAGGTTCCGGTGCACGTCGAGTTCGTACCGGCCATCGAGCGGTCGCCGGCCGGCAAGGTGCAGCGGTTCAAGTACCGGGACCATGACGATGCCGGCCGGCGTGATCCGGCCCCGCGGCGGTGACCGGCAGCGCCGCCGGCCCGGCGATGACCGTGACGGTGTCACCCGACGAAACGGTGGATCATGTCCGAGCCAGACCCTAGGCTCGTCGCACTCGACCTGGACGGCACCCTCCTCAACCGGCAGGGGCGCGTGTCGGACCGTGTGGGCCGTGCGCTGCGCATGGCCCGCGGTCGCGGATGGACGCTGGTTCTCGCCACCGGCAGGCCGTGGGCCACGACCAGAACCGTGGCGGGCCAGTGCGCCGACCTGGGTGACTGCTGGGCGGTCTGCGCTGACGGTGCCCTCTTGTACGGGCCCGGCGAGGAGAAGCCGGCCTACCGACGGCTGATCGACGGGCGGGCCCTGGCGGGGCTGACCGTTGACCTGCCCGACTTGCTGCTGGTGGCTGAGCAGCAGTCCGGGATCTACCTAGGCACGGAGGAACTGCCTGCGGGCGAGTTCGCCGGGACGCAGCAGACCGCGGGCTGGGAGGTGGTGTGCGAGGTGGCCGCTCCCCGTCTGTATCTGCGCACCGCCCACGCCGATGTCGCGGATCTGCGGCGGCGGCTCGAGGAGCCCCGGCTGTTTACGCCGGTCGTCTACTCCCGCGACGGCTACACCTGGGCGGACCTCACCGCGGCCGGCGTCTCCAAGGCCAGCACGCTGGAGTTCCTGAGAGCCCGGTTGGGCATTCCGGCCGCGGCCACGATCGCGGTCGGCGACAGCTGGAACGACATCGGCATGCTTCGGTGGGCCAACCTCGGCGCGGCGACCGGGGACGCCGCATCAGAGGTCGTCGCAGCGGCCGACATCGTCATCCCGTCCTGTGCGGACGACGGTGTGGCAGTCCTGCTGGAGTGCGAGGCCGGCGGCTGACGTCACCGTAGCCGCCTCGGCGGATGGACACCGCAGGGCTGCGCGTCGCGCAGCGGTTTCGAACACCTCGACGACATGCGAAGGGATCCGGACGTGGGACCACTTGAGACAGTGCGGCTTCCGCTGGAGGACAACGCGAGCCGCTCCGGGCCGTTCTCCTGGGCTCAACTGGGAATCACCGAGGGATACCTCGAAGAAGTCGATCTACCCCCCGAGGTACGAGCGAAATTCGACCTGCACGCCACGCTCAATCTGCGGGGGCGCTGGCGTTCGCCGGCAGCCGATGTCATCGAGACACTCCGGCGCATCGTGAACAGGCATGAATGCTTCCGAACGACCGTGCATGACCTGCTGGCGGAGCGGCCGAACCAGAAGGTGAACTCGGTGACTACGTTTCCGGTCGTGGTCAGCGAGACTTGTTCCGGCGGCAGCACCGAGGCCCTCAGGAACGAACTCTGTGGAAACTTGATCGATGTCCGCGACCCGCACCTCGTTCGGATCGGCATGGCGAACAGCCAGGACGTCTGCGAGAGCATCGTCATCAGCGCGTCCAGGATGGTGGTGGATGGCTGGGGGTTTTCGAACCTGGCGAGAAACATCATGCAGGAGATCGGGGGAAAGGAGGAGGCGCATTCCCCTGATTTCCATCAGCTCGATCAGGTGGCGTGGGAGGACGGAGCCGCCGGACAGGCTCGGCACATCGCGGCCATGGCGTTCCGGGAGCAGGTACTGGAACAGCTTCTTGCTGCCTCGATCCCGTCTCGGCCGAGGTTGTCTCCCACCCACGGATACGAGGCTCGCTGCGAGGGTTCTGCCATCACCGGCCTATGCGAGCGGATCGCCGCAAGATATTCGACAAGTCCTTCGTCGGTGCTGCTGGCGGCCTTCGGCCATACCGTTTCACGCCTCCTGAACCAGAAGAAAATCGGCATCACCTTGAGCTATGCCGATCGCGGCGACGCATCGCGCAAATCGTCTGTGACGAGGCTGAAGAACGAGGCGATCATGGCCTATGCCGACGGAGACAGTTTTCCCTGCGTGCTCCAAAAGACGTTTCAGTCCGCGCTTTCCGCGTACTCGAGGGCCGGCGTCGACCCGGTCGCGCTTCGCCGGGCAGGTGTCAGCGCTGCGCTGCACGGAGCCCAAGATGTTCGCTTTGAATTCAACGATGCCCGCGGGCCGTTCCATCGAAATGACAGATTGCACGGCACGGCCAGGCCGGCGCACGGGGCGGACGATCGCATAGGCGGTCCGCGCGTACGAACGGTCATCGACGGAAAGCCACCGCGACTCGGTCTCTGGGTGGGCCCTTCGTTCAGTGATTTCGCGGGAAAGACGTCACTGACGGTCCGGACCAACATTCTTTCGAGGGAGGACACCGCGGCGGTCCTCCGTGGCACCATCGACGTTCTGCGGAATCAGGCCGTCTGACCGGTCCGGACGGAGATACTATCA from Actinoplanes derwentensis includes these protein-coding regions:
- a CDS encoding HAD family hydrolase, with the protein product MSEPDPRLVALDLDGTLLNRQGRVSDRVGRALRMARGRGWTLVLATGRPWATTRTVAGQCADLGDCWAVCADGALLYGPGEEKPAYRRLIDGRALAGLTVDLPDLLLVAEQQSGIYLGTEELPAGEFAGTQQTAGWEVVCEVAAPRLYLRTAHADVADLRRRLEEPRLFTPVVYSRDGYTWADLTAAGVSKASTLEFLRARLGIPAAATIAVGDSWNDIGMLRWANLGAATGDAASEVVAAADIVIPSCADDGVAVLLECEAGG
- a CDS encoding condensation domain-containing protein; translation: MGPLETVRLPLEDNASRSGPFSWAQLGITEGYLEEVDLPPEVRAKFDLHATLNLRGRWRSPAADVIETLRRIVNRHECFRTTVHDLLAERPNQKVNSVTTFPVVVSETCSGGSTEALRNELCGNLIDVRDPHLVRIGMANSQDVCESIVISASRMVVDGWGFSNLARNIMQEIGGKEEAHSPDFHQLDQVAWEDGAAGQARHIAAMAFREQVLEQLLAASIPSRPRLSPTHGYEARCEGSAITGLCERIAARYSTSPSSVLLAAFGHTVSRLLNQKKIGITLSYADRGDASRKSSVTRLKNEAIMAYADGDSFPCVLQKTFQSALSAYSRAGVDPVALRRAGVSAALHGAQDVRFEFNDARGPFHRNDRLHGTARPAHGADDRIGGPRVRTVIDGKPPRLGLWVGPSFSDFAGKTSLTVRTNILSREDTAAVLRGTIDVLRNQAV
- a CDS encoding MFS transporter; protein product: MTGDLLQEEVSQTKDRPGLSVAKRNIFLLSVVIDSLGSGMWMPFAIIFFTRSQGMDLGDTGLAMTIGAFVGLMAGFASGHVADRYGAGLVAISSHVVRVLAFAAYPFVESPWQITVVVAVTACGERMLWTANTPMISSIFRGRNVDNILGFAGVLGIMGLGVGAGIAGLLADSVSGLRLIAWLNSASFAITGVLLVIALGSRLLDRPAVASTIDGLTSVGSVWRNRPYLQLCLIQILFVLAASSYVMILPLVIIDVLHGPAWLPAASIVIGNVAIAVAQRPVLKVSRRLPRSRMLFVSVGLYAVSLLLLVPGDLFGAILIVPVVALVVVIGGVAEATATPLMLSAANEAAPEGQKGRYSAVFQTAWGVAEVAGPLVYTTLLAVGNAVLWLSVTAAVLLVAPMLLRVRPMLPPKVLLEAPTAS
- a CDS encoding phosphopantetheine-binding protein, whose product is MDTTTIEQAVLAHECVSEALVWTLPDTGETLLLAATPDFLSGLQLRLHLNQAGASCPGLVVVVEEIVRDADGAPDAAWLADALEQGAYRYVTPDGPVETALAECWQTVLDVPRVGVEDDFVDLGGDSFSAVLIANQAEERIGAPVSAPDLYVAGTIRALARGITPAGVIAETRP
- a CDS encoding class I adenylate-forming enzyme family protein, producing the protein MIRSTVWRTLRDRAATAPTSPAVSVRGQTGQWRTLTWRDFVDLVDFRAARSTGVRVGARDAVLVEEPNGPEFLASVVAAWAVGRSPLVVPHGIPENERAALLGKLHATGGAFDGGAETADGSEPDLAWFFPSGGTTGLPTLTPVRGLPRDLVASQQMLLSQMRWKPEGTQLVMGPLSHTAPFTSALAGLAGGNHVVVLQRWSLPAVLDAARRYPPTWFQTTPHQMSMIAAHEPAFTALVARLDGMMHTAAPCPEKVKAVWMDRIGPERVYELYGSTQMVGAVFCSGEQWLAHPGTVGRPFMTQVRVVDQRGRRLPPGQVGEIYLRSAATQRLQPAQLRHVRTLPGGFCSVGDLGNVDADGYLYLTDRVDDVIIVGGANVSTREIEAVLLRHPRVTDTVVVGRADSLLGMVPAAVIVADNAGPAPGIPDIQAHCRASLSAHKVPVHVEFVPAIERSPAGKVQRFKYRDHDDAGRRDPAPRR
- a CDS encoding condensation domain-containing protein yields the protein MSANGMWPVSHTQGSFAHRFAEDGAGPANVATAVAVEGVPTENLRAVLDAVAASQPLLRTSFTGDCLHVADRPVVAPQECGFVTEDEALALLQEQAEEVRRHDEPLWTARVLDLPHGRRILGFAFHHIIFDGMSGRAFWEHLRNPGAAPPGRSYREFVQWQRDRFDDPGAGLAFWRRHLDGLAHNQHTRLRIARRLEEPLLGPSDNVKHILTGRRLQSAVALSRSLRLSLFALTMSALTIVMANVSEDDEAVVRIAFHGRPAGFETTIGAFAHDVTVRLPTVPTSLTRAIQTTTRVWDDLGEHRFTPYSLVRRAAGASGTPYRPVVVTLNARRLAERMTVLGLPATPVTIPAPITEEGLHIAFVQRLNSLELSCSFHPTRFDRADIVAFVDDLARVIQGG
- a CDS encoding HelD family protein, translating into MSDAATRPAEDDIDSERAFLSAARAALRRMHRSVVETETPQISSEDSDEIWQNTVYRLARERRAEALVDLPDVPLFFGRLDYRSGTVYERDAGVPPTDADRVYIGRRHVRDADSRPMVIDWRAAVSAPFYRATRDDPQGVRLRRRYGFSDTAELTAYEDEPLTGAATGADSASALLVAEIERPRVGPMRDIVATIQPEQDHLVRAPLHPTVCIQGAPGTGKTAVGLHRLAYLLYTSPDRLAGGVAVIGPNRSFLTYIRHVLPALGEVDVAQTTVEDLIGRADSGQAEAPEVQRVKGSARMAAVLHRALWAHVTTGDDNELVYAEGSYRYRVTTSRVSETIQTLRGATRYHVGRTALAQRLAHLVLVQMERRGATPDDRDQNAVARSKPVKQIVDRAWPRLTPERVLHRLLSDAAFLAQAADGLLTSDEQALVLWSKPYRSPKSAKWTTADAALLDELADLIERTPSINHIVVDEAQDISPMQCRALARRCTNGSFTVLGDLAQGTSPWAVDDWRTLLEHLDQPDAHIVVLDRGFRVPAQILDYAARLLPYIAPGLDNPTSIRSNPGALTIAEISHEHLPESLVLTVRKKLKGDGSLGLIAADSDIGGIYQRLLAEGLEAALLGTTADALETSRLVCVPASLAKGLEFDAIVVIEPARIVDAGPRGLQRLYVALTRAVTSLHIVHAEPLPAPLWGAPGWVAR